In Raphanus sativus cultivar WK10039 chromosome 5, ASM80110v3, whole genome shotgun sequence, the following proteins share a genomic window:
- the LOC130512684 gene encoding phosphatidylinositol 4-kinase beta 1-like isoform X3: protein MTMGRFLSLVRGDSAESSPREITSPSNLIGESAGGSNGWLIRFFDSAFFCEWIAVSYLYKHPHAGVRDYLCNRMYTLPLSGIESYLFQICYMMVHKPSPSLDKFVIDICAKSLKIALKVHWFLLAELEDSEDSEGISRIQEKCQIAATVVGEWSPLMRVQSEVTTTTPGSKNQVLSRLLSSKQKLFSLKLSPPMQKSLSFSPSPPPGSSVQDDGGQSAPGEDSKIFKKLIPSPKVRDALMFRKSGEKDDEENEKEGFFKRLSRRDSKGEGDETTSNSEGFFKRLMKDNKSEEEEVTNSSEGFFKRLLSSKGENEELTSSSDGMFKRLLRDNKGDEEDLSANSESFFKRLLRENKKEDEESNANSEGFFKKLFRDSKNEEDKAPKAVDDEDKDGFLKKLFKDKFDDKRHVNEKNETNGAVLADDKSGEEDEREGFFKKLFKEKPDDKKDIVKADDGGSESEGDESPEFSLFKRLFRTHSEDAKPTSEIENTSNGIAESSPGTENFFRKLFRDRDQSVEDSELFGSKKHKEKRPGSPKQRDDTTSGKPPLPNNTASQFRKGAYHESLEFVQALCETSYGLVDVFPIEDRKIALRESLAEINFHLSEAETTGGICFPMGRGVYRVVHIPEDESTLLNSREKAPYMISVEVLKAATPSGKDTSNSQKLSRGGIPLANGDAFFQKQPAWAYPLWTTQEVYRNSADRMSLSTAQAIDQAMTPKPDVKVKLVSVSLSVESRTASLESLSDPFDDVLAEVPRTGLDSDLEWVRVVVTADPGLRMESIPDPGVPRKKEHRRVPSTVAMEEVRAAAAKGEAPPGLPLKGAGQDSSDAQPRANGGMLKEGDALSGELWDGKRERIRKASIHGNLPGWDLRSIIVKSGDDCRQEHLAVQLISHFYETTIFPILWRIVLSVC, encoded by the exons ATGACGATGGGACGGTTTCTCTCACTCGTCCGAGGCGACTCAGCCGAGTCGTCGCCTCGGGAGATCACCTCACCGAGCAACCTCATCGGCGAGTCCGCCGGCGGCTCAAACGGCTGGCTGATTAGGTTCTTCGATTCCGCCTTCTTCTGCGAGTGGATCGCTGTTAGTTACCTCTACAAGCATCCACACGCTGGTGTTAGGGATTACTTATGCAATAGGATGTACACGCTTCCTTTATCAGGCATCGAGAGTTATCTCTTCCAGATTTGTTATATGATGGTGCACAAGCCGAGCCCCTCGCTTGATAAGTTTGTGATTGATATCTGTGCTAAGTCGTTGAAGATCGCGTTGAAAGTGCATTGGTTTTTGTTGGCTGAGTTGGAGGATTCTGAGGATAGTGAAGGGATTAGTAGGATTCAAGAGAAGTGTCAGATTGCTGCTACGGTTGTGGGTGAGTGGTCTCCTCTTATGCGTGTGCAGAGTGAGGTTACGACGACGACCCCTGGGAGTAAGAATCAGGTTTTGAGTAGGCTTTTGTCGTCGAAGCAGAAGCTTTTCTCGTTGAAGTTGTCTCCTCCGATGCAGAAGTCTTTGTCGTTCTCGCCTTCGCCGCCGCCGGGGAGTAGCGTTCAGGATGATGGTGGGCAGTCAGCACCTGGTGAGGATAGTAAGATTTTTAAGAAGCTGATTCCGAGTCCTAAAGTTAGAGATGCTTTGATGTTTAGGAAGTCTGGTGAGAAGGATGATGAAGAGAATGAAAAGGAAGGGTTTTTCAAGAGGCTCAGCAGGAGGGACAGCAAAGGTGAGGGGGATGAGACCACGTCTAACTCGGAGGGTTTCTTTAAGCGTCTCATGAAAGACAATAAATCAGAAGAGGAGGAGGTAACAAACAGTTCCGAGGGGTTCTTCAAGAGGCTGTTAAGTAGTAAAGGAGAAAACGAGGAATTGACGTCGAGTTCAGATGGGATGTTTAAGAGGTTGTTACGAGATAATAAAGGTGATGAAGAGGATTTGAGTGCAAACTCGGAGAGTTTCTTCAAGAGGTTATTGCGAGAGAATAAAAAGGAGGATGAGGAGTCCAATGCAAATTCTGAAGGTTTTTTCAAGAAACTATTCCGTGACAGCAAAAATGAGGAAGACAAAGCTCCTAAAGCAGTGGATGATGAGGACAAAGATGGGTTCCTTAAGAAACTTTTCAAGGATAAATTTGATGACAAAAGACATGTTAATGAAAAGAATGAGACGAATGGAGCTGTGCTTGCTGATGATAAATCTGGTGAAGAGGATGAAAGGGAGGggtttttcaaaaagttattcAAGGAAAAGCCTGACGACAAGAAAGACATTGTCAAAGCCGACGACGGCGGTAGTGAAAGCGAGGGTGACGAATCTCCAGAATTTTCTCTGTTCAAAAGATTATTCCGTACACATTCAGAAGACGCAAAACCTACTTCAGAAATTGAAAATACGAGCAATGGCATAGCTGAAAGCAGTCCTGGGACAGAGAACTTTTTCCGTAAATTGTTCAGAGATCGTGACCAATCTGTTGAAGATTCTGAACTATTTGGATCAAAGAAACACAAAGAG AAGCGGCCAGGTTCACCTAAGCAGCGGGATGATACTACATCTGGTAAGCCCCCACTACCAAACAATACCGCTTCACAGTTCAGGAAAGGGGCTTACCATGAGTCATTGGAATTTGTACAAGCGTTATGTGAAACATCGTATGGTTTGGTAGATGTCTTTCCCATAGAAGATAGGAAAATTGCTCTTCGGGAG TCTCTTGCAGAGATCAATTTTCATTTATCTGAAGCTGAAACCACCGGAG GAATTTGTTTTCCAATGGGGAGAGGAGTTTATCGTGTTGTTCATATTCCTGAAGACGAATCCACTCTTTTGAATTCTAGGGAAAAGGCGCCGTACATGATCTCCGTAGAAGTTTTGAAAGCGGCAACACCCag TGGTAAAGATACATCGAACTCCCAGAAGCTTTCCAGAGGGGGCATACCATTGGCCAACGGGGACGCATTTTTTCAAAAGCAACCTGCATGGGCTTATCCACTATGGACTACTCAGGAGGTTTATCGCAACAGTGCTGACCGAATGTCGTTATCCACTGCCCAAGCAATTGATCAGGCAATGACTCCTAAGCCCGACGTGAAGGTGAAACTTGTCAGTGTAAGCCTCTCAGTGGAGAGTCGTACTGCATCTCTTGAATCACTGAGTGATCCATTTGATGATGTCCTGGCTGAGGTCCCAAGAACTGGGCTGGACTCGGATCTTGAATGGGTAAGGGTGGTCGTGACGGCGGACCCAGGACTTCGTATGGAGAGCATTCCTGATCCAGGAGTCCCACGTAAAAAGGAACATCGCCGTGTTCCAAGTACTGTTGCCATGGAGGAAGTAAGG GCTGCTGCAGCGAAGGGTGAGGCACCTCCAGGCCTTCCTCTCAAAGGGGCTGGTCAGGATTCGTCAGATGCACAACCAAGG GCCAATGGTGGAATGCTAAAGGAGGGTGATGCCTTATCTGGTGAACTTTGGGATGGAAAGCGAGAGAGAATACGTAAAGCTTCAATACATGGAAATTTACCTGGTTGGGACCTGCGTTCT ATCATTGTGAAGAGCGGTGATGACTGTCGGCAGGAACATCTTGCTGTGCAACTCATTTCTCACTTTTATG AGACGACTATATTTCCAATCTTATGGAGAATTGTCTTGTCCGTGTGCTAG
- the LOC130512684 gene encoding phosphatidylinositol 4-kinase beta 1-like isoform X2: MTMGRFLSLVRGDSAESSPREITSPSNLIGESAGGSNGWLIRFFDSAFFCEWIAVSYLYKHPHAGVRDYLCNRMYTLPLSGIESYLFQICYMMVHKPSPSLDKFVIDICAKSLKIALKVHWFLLAELEDSEDSEGISRIQEKCQIAATVVGEWSPLMRVQSEVTTTTPGSKNQVLSRLLSSKQKLFSLKLSPPMQKSLSFSPSPPPGSSVQDDGGQSAPGEDSKIFKKLIPSPKVRDALMFRKSGEKDDEENEKEGFFKRLSRRDSKGEGDETTSNSEGFFKRLMKDNKSEEEEVTNSSEGFFKRLLSSKGENEELTSSSDGMFKRLLRDNKGDEEDLSANSESFFKRLLRENKKEDEESNANSEGFFKKLFRDSKNEEDKAPKAVDDEDKDGFLKKLFKDKFDDKRHVNEKNETNGAVLADDKSGEEDEREGFFKKLFKEKPDDKKDIVKADDGGSESEGDESPEFSLFKRLFRTHSEDAKPTSEIENTSNGIAESSPGTENFFRKLFRDRDQSVEDSELFGSKKHKEKRPGSPKQRDDTTSGKPPLPNNTASQFRKGAYHESLEFVQALCETSYGLVDVFPIEDRKIALRESLAEINFHLSEAETTGGICFPMGRGVYRVVHIPEDESTLLNSREKAPYMISVEVLKAATPSGKDTSNSQKLSRGGIPLANGDAFFQKQPAWAYPLWTTQEVYRNSADRMSLSTAQAIDQAMTPKPDVKVKLVSVSLSVESRTASLESLSDPFDDVLAEVPRTGLDSDLEWVRVVVTADPGLRMESIPDPGVPRKKEHRRVPSTVAMEEVRAAAAKGEAPPGLPLKGAGQDSSDAQPRANGGMLKEGDALSGELWDGKRERIRKASIHGNLPGWDLRSIIVKSGDDCRQEHLAVQLISHFYDIFQEAGLPLWLRPYEVLVTSSYTALIETIPDTASIHSIKSRYPNIASLRDFFAAKYKENSPSFKLAQRNFVESMAGYSLVCYLLQVKDRHNGNLLLDEEGHIIHIDFGFMLSNSPGGVNFESAPFKLTRELLESLLVPIYT, encoded by the exons ATGACGATGGGACGGTTTCTCTCACTCGTCCGAGGCGACTCAGCCGAGTCGTCGCCTCGGGAGATCACCTCACCGAGCAACCTCATCGGCGAGTCCGCCGGCGGCTCAAACGGCTGGCTGATTAGGTTCTTCGATTCCGCCTTCTTCTGCGAGTGGATCGCTGTTAGTTACCTCTACAAGCATCCACACGCTGGTGTTAGGGATTACTTATGCAATAGGATGTACACGCTTCCTTTATCAGGCATCGAGAGTTATCTCTTCCAGATTTGTTATATGATGGTGCACAAGCCGAGCCCCTCGCTTGATAAGTTTGTGATTGATATCTGTGCTAAGTCGTTGAAGATCGCGTTGAAAGTGCATTGGTTTTTGTTGGCTGAGTTGGAGGATTCTGAGGATAGTGAAGGGATTAGTAGGATTCAAGAGAAGTGTCAGATTGCTGCTACGGTTGTGGGTGAGTGGTCTCCTCTTATGCGTGTGCAGAGTGAGGTTACGACGACGACCCCTGGGAGTAAGAATCAGGTTTTGAGTAGGCTTTTGTCGTCGAAGCAGAAGCTTTTCTCGTTGAAGTTGTCTCCTCCGATGCAGAAGTCTTTGTCGTTCTCGCCTTCGCCGCCGCCGGGGAGTAGCGTTCAGGATGATGGTGGGCAGTCAGCACCTGGTGAGGATAGTAAGATTTTTAAGAAGCTGATTCCGAGTCCTAAAGTTAGAGATGCTTTGATGTTTAGGAAGTCTGGTGAGAAGGATGATGAAGAGAATGAAAAGGAAGGGTTTTTCAAGAGGCTCAGCAGGAGGGACAGCAAAGGTGAGGGGGATGAGACCACGTCTAACTCGGAGGGTTTCTTTAAGCGTCTCATGAAAGACAATAAATCAGAAGAGGAGGAGGTAACAAACAGTTCCGAGGGGTTCTTCAAGAGGCTGTTAAGTAGTAAAGGAGAAAACGAGGAATTGACGTCGAGTTCAGATGGGATGTTTAAGAGGTTGTTACGAGATAATAAAGGTGATGAAGAGGATTTGAGTGCAAACTCGGAGAGTTTCTTCAAGAGGTTATTGCGAGAGAATAAAAAGGAGGATGAGGAGTCCAATGCAAATTCTGAAGGTTTTTTCAAGAAACTATTCCGTGACAGCAAAAATGAGGAAGACAAAGCTCCTAAAGCAGTGGATGATGAGGACAAAGATGGGTTCCTTAAGAAACTTTTCAAGGATAAATTTGATGACAAAAGACATGTTAATGAAAAGAATGAGACGAATGGAGCTGTGCTTGCTGATGATAAATCTGGTGAAGAGGATGAAAGGGAGGggtttttcaaaaagttattcAAGGAAAAGCCTGACGACAAGAAAGACATTGTCAAAGCCGACGACGGCGGTAGTGAAAGCGAGGGTGACGAATCTCCAGAATTTTCTCTGTTCAAAAGATTATTCCGTACACATTCAGAAGACGCAAAACCTACTTCAGAAATTGAAAATACGAGCAATGGCATAGCTGAAAGCAGTCCTGGGACAGAGAACTTTTTCCGTAAATTGTTCAGAGATCGTGACCAATCTGTTGAAGATTCTGAACTATTTGGATCAAAGAAACACAAAGAG AAGCGGCCAGGTTCACCTAAGCAGCGGGATGATACTACATCTGGTAAGCCCCCACTACCAAACAATACCGCTTCACAGTTCAGGAAAGGGGCTTACCATGAGTCATTGGAATTTGTACAAGCGTTATGTGAAACATCGTATGGTTTGGTAGATGTCTTTCCCATAGAAGATAGGAAAATTGCTCTTCGGGAG TCTCTTGCAGAGATCAATTTTCATTTATCTGAAGCTGAAACCACCGGAG GAATTTGTTTTCCAATGGGGAGAGGAGTTTATCGTGTTGTTCATATTCCTGAAGACGAATCCACTCTTTTGAATTCTAGGGAAAAGGCGCCGTACATGATCTCCGTAGAAGTTTTGAAAGCGGCAACACCCag TGGTAAAGATACATCGAACTCCCAGAAGCTTTCCAGAGGGGGCATACCATTGGCCAACGGGGACGCATTTTTTCAAAAGCAACCTGCATGGGCTTATCCACTATGGACTACTCAGGAGGTTTATCGCAACAGTGCTGACCGAATGTCGTTATCCACTGCCCAAGCAATTGATCAGGCAATGACTCCTAAGCCCGACGTGAAGGTGAAACTTGTCAGTGTAAGCCTCTCAGTGGAGAGTCGTACTGCATCTCTTGAATCACTGAGTGATCCATTTGATGATGTCCTGGCTGAGGTCCCAAGAACTGGGCTGGACTCGGATCTTGAATGGGTAAGGGTGGTCGTGACGGCGGACCCAGGACTTCGTATGGAGAGCATTCCTGATCCAGGAGTCCCACGTAAAAAGGAACATCGCCGTGTTCCAAGTACTGTTGCCATGGAGGAAGTAAGG GCTGCTGCAGCGAAGGGTGAGGCACCTCCAGGCCTTCCTCTCAAAGGGGCTGGTCAGGATTCGTCAGATGCACAACCAAGG GCCAATGGTGGAATGCTAAAGGAGGGTGATGCCTTATCTGGTGAACTTTGGGATGGAAAGCGAGAGAGAATACGTAAAGCTTCAATACATGGAAATTTACCTGGTTGGGACCTGCGTTCT ATCATTGTGAAGAGCGGTGATGACTGTCGGCAGGAACATCTTGCTGTGCAACTCATTTCTCACTTTTATG ATATATTCCAGGAAGCAGGTCTACCGCTCTGGTTACGTCCTTATGAGGTCTTGGTTACGTCTTCGTATACGGCCCTTATAGAAACAATTCCAGATACG GCTTCTATTCATTCTATCAAAAGTAGATACCCCAACATCGCTAGCCTACGTGATTTCTTTGCTGCAAAGTATAAAGAAAACTCTCCGAGTTTTAAGCTCGCCCAG AGGAATTTTGTTGAGAGTATGGCTGGATATTCCTTGGTCTGTTATCTTCTGCAG GTAAAAGATCGTCATAATGGAAATCTTCTCTTGGATGAAGAGGGTCATATCATACACATTGATTTCGGCTTTATGCTTTCGAATTCTCCTGGTGGTGTTAACTTCGAGAGCGCTCCGTTTAAGTTAACACGTGAACTTCTTGAG TCTTTGTTAGTCCCAATTTATacctaa
- the LOC130512684 gene encoding phosphatidylinositol 4-kinase beta 1-like isoform X1, with protein MTMGRFLSLVRGDSAESSPREITSPSNLIGESAGGSNGWLIRFFDSAFFCEWIAVSYLYKHPHAGVRDYLCNRMYTLPLSGIESYLFQICYMMVHKPSPSLDKFVIDICAKSLKIALKVHWFLLAELEDSEDSEGISRIQEKCQIAATVVGEWSPLMRVQSEVTTTTPGSKNQVLSRLLSSKQKLFSLKLSPPMQKSLSFSPSPPPGSSVQDDGGQSAPGEDSKIFKKLIPSPKVRDALMFRKSGEKDDEENEKEGFFKRLSRRDSKGEGDETTSNSEGFFKRLMKDNKSEEEEVTNSSEGFFKRLLSSKGENEELTSSSDGMFKRLLRDNKGDEEDLSANSESFFKRLLRENKKEDEESNANSEGFFKKLFRDSKNEEDKAPKAVDDEDKDGFLKKLFKDKFDDKRHVNEKNETNGAVLADDKSGEEDEREGFFKKLFKEKPDDKKDIVKADDGGSESEGDESPEFSLFKRLFRTHSEDAKPTSEIENTSNGIAESSPGTENFFRKLFRDRDQSVEDSELFGSKKHKEKRPGSPKQRDDTTSGKPPLPNNTASQFRKGAYHESLEFVQALCETSYGLVDVFPIEDRKIALRESLAEINFHLSEAETTGGICFPMGRGVYRVVHIPEDESTLLNSREKAPYMISVEVLKAATPSGKDTSNSQKLSRGGIPLANGDAFFQKQPAWAYPLWTTQEVYRNSADRMSLSTAQAIDQAMTPKPDVKVKLVSVSLSVESRTASLESLSDPFDDVLAEVPRTGLDSDLEWVRVVVTADPGLRMESIPDPGVPRKKEHRRVPSTVAMEEVRAAAAKGEAPPGLPLKGAGQDSSDAQPRANGGMLKEGDALSGELWDGKRERIRKASIHGNLPGWDLRSIIVKSGDDCRQEHLAVQLISHFYDIFQEAGLPLWLRPYEVLVTSSYTALIETIPDTASIHSIKSRYPNIASLRDFFAAKYKENSPSFKLAQRNFVESMAGYSLVCYLLQVKDRHNGNLLLDEEGHIIHIDFGFMLSNSPGGVNFESAPFKLTRELLEVMDSDADGVPSEFFDYFKVLCIQGFLTCRKHAERIILLVEMLQDSGYPCFKGGPRTIQNLRKRFHLSLTEEQCVSLVLSLISSSLDAWRTRQYDYYQRVLNGIL; from the exons ATGACGATGGGACGGTTTCTCTCACTCGTCCGAGGCGACTCAGCCGAGTCGTCGCCTCGGGAGATCACCTCACCGAGCAACCTCATCGGCGAGTCCGCCGGCGGCTCAAACGGCTGGCTGATTAGGTTCTTCGATTCCGCCTTCTTCTGCGAGTGGATCGCTGTTAGTTACCTCTACAAGCATCCACACGCTGGTGTTAGGGATTACTTATGCAATAGGATGTACACGCTTCCTTTATCAGGCATCGAGAGTTATCTCTTCCAGATTTGTTATATGATGGTGCACAAGCCGAGCCCCTCGCTTGATAAGTTTGTGATTGATATCTGTGCTAAGTCGTTGAAGATCGCGTTGAAAGTGCATTGGTTTTTGTTGGCTGAGTTGGAGGATTCTGAGGATAGTGAAGGGATTAGTAGGATTCAAGAGAAGTGTCAGATTGCTGCTACGGTTGTGGGTGAGTGGTCTCCTCTTATGCGTGTGCAGAGTGAGGTTACGACGACGACCCCTGGGAGTAAGAATCAGGTTTTGAGTAGGCTTTTGTCGTCGAAGCAGAAGCTTTTCTCGTTGAAGTTGTCTCCTCCGATGCAGAAGTCTTTGTCGTTCTCGCCTTCGCCGCCGCCGGGGAGTAGCGTTCAGGATGATGGTGGGCAGTCAGCACCTGGTGAGGATAGTAAGATTTTTAAGAAGCTGATTCCGAGTCCTAAAGTTAGAGATGCTTTGATGTTTAGGAAGTCTGGTGAGAAGGATGATGAAGAGAATGAAAAGGAAGGGTTTTTCAAGAGGCTCAGCAGGAGGGACAGCAAAGGTGAGGGGGATGAGACCACGTCTAACTCGGAGGGTTTCTTTAAGCGTCTCATGAAAGACAATAAATCAGAAGAGGAGGAGGTAACAAACAGTTCCGAGGGGTTCTTCAAGAGGCTGTTAAGTAGTAAAGGAGAAAACGAGGAATTGACGTCGAGTTCAGATGGGATGTTTAAGAGGTTGTTACGAGATAATAAAGGTGATGAAGAGGATTTGAGTGCAAACTCGGAGAGTTTCTTCAAGAGGTTATTGCGAGAGAATAAAAAGGAGGATGAGGAGTCCAATGCAAATTCTGAAGGTTTTTTCAAGAAACTATTCCGTGACAGCAAAAATGAGGAAGACAAAGCTCCTAAAGCAGTGGATGATGAGGACAAAGATGGGTTCCTTAAGAAACTTTTCAAGGATAAATTTGATGACAAAAGACATGTTAATGAAAAGAATGAGACGAATGGAGCTGTGCTTGCTGATGATAAATCTGGTGAAGAGGATGAAAGGGAGGggtttttcaaaaagttattcAAGGAAAAGCCTGACGACAAGAAAGACATTGTCAAAGCCGACGACGGCGGTAGTGAAAGCGAGGGTGACGAATCTCCAGAATTTTCTCTGTTCAAAAGATTATTCCGTACACATTCAGAAGACGCAAAACCTACTTCAGAAATTGAAAATACGAGCAATGGCATAGCTGAAAGCAGTCCTGGGACAGAGAACTTTTTCCGTAAATTGTTCAGAGATCGTGACCAATCTGTTGAAGATTCTGAACTATTTGGATCAAAGAAACACAAAGAG AAGCGGCCAGGTTCACCTAAGCAGCGGGATGATACTACATCTGGTAAGCCCCCACTACCAAACAATACCGCTTCACAGTTCAGGAAAGGGGCTTACCATGAGTCATTGGAATTTGTACAAGCGTTATGTGAAACATCGTATGGTTTGGTAGATGTCTTTCCCATAGAAGATAGGAAAATTGCTCTTCGGGAG TCTCTTGCAGAGATCAATTTTCATTTATCTGAAGCTGAAACCACCGGAG GAATTTGTTTTCCAATGGGGAGAGGAGTTTATCGTGTTGTTCATATTCCTGAAGACGAATCCACTCTTTTGAATTCTAGGGAAAAGGCGCCGTACATGATCTCCGTAGAAGTTTTGAAAGCGGCAACACCCag TGGTAAAGATACATCGAACTCCCAGAAGCTTTCCAGAGGGGGCATACCATTGGCCAACGGGGACGCATTTTTTCAAAAGCAACCTGCATGGGCTTATCCACTATGGACTACTCAGGAGGTTTATCGCAACAGTGCTGACCGAATGTCGTTATCCACTGCCCAAGCAATTGATCAGGCAATGACTCCTAAGCCCGACGTGAAGGTGAAACTTGTCAGTGTAAGCCTCTCAGTGGAGAGTCGTACTGCATCTCTTGAATCACTGAGTGATCCATTTGATGATGTCCTGGCTGAGGTCCCAAGAACTGGGCTGGACTCGGATCTTGAATGGGTAAGGGTGGTCGTGACGGCGGACCCAGGACTTCGTATGGAGAGCATTCCTGATCCAGGAGTCCCACGTAAAAAGGAACATCGCCGTGTTCCAAGTACTGTTGCCATGGAGGAAGTAAGG GCTGCTGCAGCGAAGGGTGAGGCACCTCCAGGCCTTCCTCTCAAAGGGGCTGGTCAGGATTCGTCAGATGCACAACCAAGG GCCAATGGTGGAATGCTAAAGGAGGGTGATGCCTTATCTGGTGAACTTTGGGATGGAAAGCGAGAGAGAATACGTAAAGCTTCAATACATGGAAATTTACCTGGTTGGGACCTGCGTTCT ATCATTGTGAAGAGCGGTGATGACTGTCGGCAGGAACATCTTGCTGTGCAACTCATTTCTCACTTTTATG ATATATTCCAGGAAGCAGGTCTACCGCTCTGGTTACGTCCTTATGAGGTCTTGGTTACGTCTTCGTATACGGCCCTTATAGAAACAATTCCAGATACG GCTTCTATTCATTCTATCAAAAGTAGATACCCCAACATCGCTAGCCTACGTGATTTCTTTGCTGCAAAGTATAAAGAAAACTCTCCGAGTTTTAAGCTCGCCCAG AGGAATTTTGTTGAGAGTATGGCTGGATATTCCTTGGTCTGTTATCTTCTGCAG GTAAAAGATCGTCATAATGGAAATCTTCTCTTGGATGAAGAGGGTCATATCATACACATTGATTTCGGCTTTATGCTTTCGAATTCTCCTGGTGGTGTTAACTTCGAGAGCGCTCCGTTTAAGTTAACACGTGAACTTCTTGAG GTCATGGACTCTGATGCTGATGGAGTTCCAAGTGAGTTCTTTGACTATTTCAAG GTGCTATGCATTCAAGGATTCCTTACATGTAGAAAGCACGCTGAGAGAATTATTCTCTTAGTTGAAATGTTACAG GACTCGGGCTACCCTTGCTTCAAAGGTGGTCCACGAACCATTCAAAACTTAAGAAAACGATTCCATCTAAGCTTAACCGAAGAG CAATGTGTGTCGTTGGTGCTATCTCTAATCAGCAGTAGCTTAGATGCATGGCGAACACGGCAATATGATTACTACCAAAGGGTCTTAAATGGAATATTGTGA